A stretch of the Clostridiales bacterium genome encodes the following:
- a CDS encoding helix-turn-helix domain-containing protein, whose protein sequence is MRYSYEYKMKCIEMYREGRWPETPTGIKEARYFHNMILRWFHVVEANGPDILKPRETNKDWTPEERYELVAKVLGGSSIQFVANEAGINSGLLTCWVRKYKNEGYNGLINKRKGRPPKEPHMKKINYNNPRKLNESEYEELVRLRAENEYIKAEIEVIKKEIALREEKEAARLKAKKQRSSKNSEKKDTN, encoded by the coding sequence ATGCGTTACAGTTATGAGTACAAGATGAAATGTATTGAGATGTACAGAGAAGGAAGGTGGCCTGAGACCCCTACAGGTATTAAAGAAGCGCGATACTTTCATAATATGATCCTGCGATGGTTTCATGTAGTAGAAGCAAATGGGCCAGATATTCTCAAACCCCGGGAAACTAATAAGGATTGGACCCCAGAAGAGAGATATGAGCTGGTTGCAAAAGTCCTAGGTGGTTCATCAATCCAGTTTGTAGCTAATGAGGCGGGTATAAATAGCGGATTACTTACTTGCTGGGTTCGCAAATATAAGAACGAGGGGTATAATGGCCTTATAAACAAGAGAAAAGGTCGACCACCAAAGGAGCCCCATATGAAGAAAATCAATTACAACAACCCTAGGAAACTTAATGAGTCCGAGTATGAAGAACTCGTAAGGCTAAGGGCTGAAAACGAGTATATCAAAGCGGAAATCGAAGTCATAAAAAAAGAGATCGCCTTGAGAGAAGAAAAGGAAGCTGCGCGTCTCAAGGCGAAAAAGCAGCGATCATCAAAGAACTCAGAGAAGAAGGATACCAACTGA
- the tnpA gene encoding IS200/IS605 family transposase: MANDLQSLAHTRWNCKYHIVFAPKYRRIVFYGEKKTEIGKIIRQLCEWKGVEIHEAEVCPDHIHMLVSIPPKVAVSSFMGYLKGKSSVLIYEKFGELKYKYRNREFWCRGYYVDTVGKNTKAIAEYIRHQLEEDKMGEQLTMLGKANDNPFTGGQ, from the coding sequence ATGGCTAACGACTTACAGAGTTTAGCACACACGAGATGGAACTGCAAATATCACATAGTGTTTGCGCCGAAGTATCGAAGGATAGTGTTTTACGGGGAAAAGAAAACGGAGATCGGAAAGATCATCCGACAGTTATGTGAATGGAAAGGTGTAGAAATCCATGAAGCAGAGGTATGCCCGGATCATATCCACATGTTGGTGAGCATACCACCCAAGGTAGCGGTATCAAGTTTCATGGGTTACCTGAAAGGAAAAAGCAGTGTGCTAATCTACGAAAAGTTTGGGGAACTAAAGTACAAGTACAGGAACCGTGAATTTTGGTGCCGGGGGTATTACGTAGATACGGTAGGAAAGAATACTAAGGCAATCGCAGAGTATATCCGGCATCAGTTGGAAGAGGACAAGATGGGAGAACAGTTAACAATGCTGGGAAAGGCCAACGATAACCCGTTTACGGGTGGCCAGTAA
- a CDS encoding LPXTG cell wall anchor domain-containing protein — protein sequence MRFPPPAVIGRFPTIFYIVGGILLVGAAIVLVARRKANN from the coding sequence ATGAGATTTCCGCCACCGGCGGTCATCGGCCGGTTTCCCACGATCTTCTACATCGTCGGCGGCATCCTGCTGGTTGGTGCTGCAATCGTCCTGGTTGCCCGCCGCAAGGCCAACAACTGA
- the nusA gene encoding transcription termination/antitermination protein NusA, with product MKSEVIEAIRMLAKEKEISEESLFGTIEEALKAAYKKNLPKGENAPNNLDVTVNRENGAISVYARKLILEDEEIEDPTNQISLKDAQKINPTYQMGDIAEVNVTPNGFLRVAAQTAKQVIIQHIREAERGKIYDEYVEKESEILTGIVERIEPKVVYVDLGRTEGVLEKDEMIPGETFHDGDHIKVYILEVHRSNQNSGYTPQVYVSRIHPNLVKRLFEMEVPEIAGGIVTIKNIAREAGSRTKIAVHSADMLIDPVGACVGQRGGRVDRVVAELKGEKIDIIKWSSNPAEFVANALNPAHVLSVYQARDEKAFRVIVPDNQLSLAIGKEGQNARLAAKLTGWKIDIKSQSQAAEMDDMVDENGQATEYVQVETPTYDSFTMDFDASLMGDDDTM from the coding sequence ATGAAGTCGGAAGTTATTGAAGCCATCAGAATGCTGGCAAAGGAGAAGGAAATCAGCGAGGAATCGCTGTTCGGGACCATTGAGGAGGCGCTGAAGGCTGCTTACAAGAAGAACCTTCCGAAGGGCGAGAACGCTCCGAACAACCTGGACGTGACGGTGAACCGGGAAAACGGCGCCATTTCCGTGTATGCCCGGAAGCTGATCCTGGAAGACGAGGAAATCGAGGATCCCACGAACCAGATTTCCCTGAAGGACGCGCAGAAGATCAATCCCACCTACCAGATGGGCGACATCGCCGAAGTGAACGTGACGCCGAACGGCTTCCTGCGGGTGGCCGCGCAGACGGCGAAGCAGGTGATCATCCAGCATATCCGTGAGGCGGAGCGCGGCAAGATCTACGACGAGTATGTGGAGAAGGAAAGCGAAATCCTGACCGGTATCGTCGAGCGGATTGAGCCGAAGGTTGTGTATGTGGACCTGGGCCGGACCGAAGGCGTGCTGGAAAAGGACGAGATGATCCCAGGCGAAACCTTCCATGACGGTGACCACATCAAGGTTTACATCCTGGAGGTGCACCGCAGCAACCAAAACTCCGGATACACCCCGCAGGTGTATGTGAGCCGGATCCATCCGAACCTGGTGAAGCGCCTGTTCGAAATGGAAGTGCCGGAAATCGCCGGTGGTATCGTGACGATCAAGAACATCGCCCGTGAAGCCGGAAGCCGGACCAAGATCGCCGTGCACAGCGCGGACATGCTGATCGACCCCGTCGGCGCCTGCGTCGGACAGCGGGGCGGCCGTGTGGACCGGGTTGTGGCTGAACTGAAGGGTGAGAAGATCGACATCATCAAGTGGAGCAGCAATCCCGCGGAATTTGTGGCGAACGCCCTGAACCCGGCGCACGTGCTGAGCGTGTACCAGGCCCGGGATGAAAAGGCCTTCCGCGTGATCGTTCCGGACAACCAGCTGAGCCTGGCCATCGGCAAGGAAGGACAGAACGCCCGCCTGGCCGCGAAGCTGACCGGATGGAAGATCGACATCAAGAGCCAGAGCCAGGCCGCCGAAATGGACGACATGGTGGACGAGAACGGCCAGGCGACCGAATACGTGCAGGTGGAGACGCCCACGTATGACAGCTTCACGATGGACTTCGACGCCAGCCTGATGGGCGACGACGACACGATGTAA
- a CDS encoding ribosome maturation factor RimP — protein sequence MAKAEVAAIEKRCEQIAADMGYELVDVAIEKEPTGKYLRFYIDRPEGISLDDCEAYHKAVRQLADALDYDFMEVSSPGIDRPLKKDRDFERALGTEVEIKLFKAIDGVKVITGTLAGLEDGDIVLDTPEGEKRVARKAAALVKPIVDMSGVEDVDLGDETEQE from the coding sequence ATGGCAAAAGCGGAAGTTGCGGCAATTGAGAAACGGTGCGAGCAAATCGCGGCGGACATGGGCTACGAGCTGGTGGACGTTGCGATTGAAAAGGAACCGACGGGAAAGTACCTGCGGTTCTATATCGACCGGCCGGAAGGCATCTCCCTGGATGACTGCGAAGCGTACCACAAGGCTGTCCGCCAGCTGGCCGACGCGCTGGATTACGACTTCATGGAAGTCTCCTCGCCGGGGATTGACCGCCCGCTGAAGAAGGACCGCGATTTCGAGCGCGCGCTGGGAACAGAAGTGGAGATCAAGCTGTTCAAGGCGATTGACGGCGTGAAGGTGATTACCGGAACGCTGGCCGGGCTCGAAGACGGAGACATTGTGCTGGATACGCCGGAAGGTGAGAAGCGGGTTGCCCGCAAGGCCGCCGCGCTGGTGAAGCCGATCGTCGATATGAGTGGTGTGGAAGACGTCGACCTCGGCGACGAAACGGAACAAGAATAA
- a CDS encoding Cna B-type domain-containing protein, giving the protein METVPVIDTSESITMLQAGFVPIPVYFEGTLVHEGADYTVTAVIGKDAMLPADVSMRVAEVLPGTELYEFYREMMAETLEEDEEMGEFARLFDIAFIAVIDGEETEFEPAADIDVQITFLEAIAVTEEIDVQAVHFDENTPEVMDVSTDSLAAAADDDEAIDTLSFTSDSFSIYGFFQKVKKVIKVITASGETFAIDVSFTSDSGIPDDAELTAAEITPDDPRYYIYKTQAARALNAEDVGTAHFFDIGIAYEGEKIEPNGTVTVNISLDEMPDDPDTVAVVHFGDEGTEVIESVEVSENDIQFQAESFSVYGVITDPGEQGFDLVGQAAIFSNTYGGRTYYVTALRTYDQNIRRLQETTTQSDAALWFFETTGTRGEYYIFTVENGTKRYLNFRNGNGQSAEVVIGDTPQAFSVEQQRDNTYKIKGTLGETIYHLNRWGNGNPGGFAAYRQDNGDNIGEHIAFTFRNTTPPGNNKYVVIVKQGNEYYTVQADGTLIPCIYHADTNMVEMDSPVMWTYSEANGNSHNLKMTEEALRFDGNQLPIEFSYRYINPNADSGITVEEVQGSGNNKTAVSQAAASALQYDNTNHTIHGNGNNNYIGVKEELGKLKISGNNPASSAAEVFLAIPMLPTSPYGVTNAVNHIDISVTGHVNLNMAFAYGTYYKADGTAIVVDKDNPYTCTIDREKIAIKQEDMVYSEITAYKMNEDGSTTPMDNMFYVTGYSNNGKNDGPSDSDQVRIEGFFKVSYTDVPGQNGNYDSQQARLRTPVYYTVTVPKEVTVPLRHNGELVYAENPNENLNAKPIEATTTVLLSASFNYWDFQNNKCPACLNGLGGTWYWGDIPDGIDNDKYHSGSGMDFVLGDTGNNGSVAVEIIKYVVDKQGNPIEVASDPKYSFDIYYSKNKSANYVADYYGVQDPSVLNGLDLESYTKLHTKNIMVGANGSGTLYDYDVGKIVSNNTYALIYIKEDQESIPQTIMDKNGDIWEYTGNTKIVTEYVKRPDAHPDHEISGYTAIPDVLGTFTMTNRQNKLSAFLEFYVYNEYERKTDITVKKTWTDGNDNHANDSVTVRLIRYADTSAPPTPPDPVLTDGKLDLTHEVVGYNGNLPAGFKYYATKDGVTRQLVLGENTLPAGTYTLSVDSSNVTHPDHFQHRRTSISPTRVTITAGSTSYATVNTTYREKNNNNETKVTIRVHTSNASNPYYGVWIGNVHNPDHSVQYNWTLGTITANTEQVSEVTVPRQDTNGNPIQYSFDISPYNYTRKRVVVHNGSLSNNDNTISFRNVNGDVTVDIYLDANSGKRIFNSGMLIASGGVAVLGGNRSNSGLPEGYAVDSDFQTLTMVLNSGNSWENVFRHLDIFDDYGREYYYGIEEISIPGYITTINPSGPISARTENIAFTVTNDPVLPTLGDISLKKTVAGEGCDPNREFVFTITIVDENGDAVASFTGEHGDVTFTNGTATVTLKGSDTEPKWIRNLPSGTRFTIQETPVEGYQQGVVTITPEGRASVDGDGVISGTIIGGEQDGLNSAVTIQVQNIHVPTVNISVTKNWAEGTTDYQKAKGIRFELYRTAGEGGEKTAVPAEEAGENPAVLVGNTDWTNSYTWEKLPRYVDSMADPLVEYIYSVEETAAYFGELEEGQVPDDAAWSSAAPDDIYTIEYSDITAGVITVTNTPKTINIPVEKKWTGIEADTLDWTITVKLQSDHEVTVDPDTMTISKATAESERTFRNLPKYYNGQEIVYTVEETGYLVKRGDEVLYSKDGTTTVGEKEVTTYYSYLMDESRENQKALITNSIATATFTVYKEWKDIVNKNDMPAVHFTLYCYRTSEGNNSARVYVDENNIRYENLELSPATQWKWEKELPDYYPGDEETPGNKLCYYIIETKENGKVAFDKTTIPEELRNSRFIEEDSYVSSQGRHTDPNSEQVQDPYNAYVEGGTGSITVTNRAPGGYMQMDIKKKFLMHQDGSLYTVTGFDVLKQNRVIEVQIYRRAVEDIAITIQQFHPNVPIVQKDGWRPYGDRIRVGYDSAGNPVKDPGNNTFTVDYAGDWHWTINQGEHKGGLPKYGFIYNNNTNQYESVRYQYVLVETGMYKDLSGTQLDDGFDWYAILPAVWEANGQIIMFDQEIAQDQDRLMNAQGTDLTITKAWKGKPQPGTKVYIKVYRLADMNYNPGSAEDYTAKINKPIANWSGGAGLPIPNDGNVGDQYLDTTTAGGPYIVLSEETNWTVTINRTLAAGKNGAYRYWIQEVGYSYQNGEFIQNVSQFNPEYSVISGWSQGVFNNNPTGIKAIVLERKGQNNLGVTNTVTETAEDFSKTWQTHLGEAVDWPTDKSLTVVLSRYSGEGDARQKDTSFEYTITVTPDGENFSCSVTPQTDAITVEKVSMTEGKKYTFRISGLPARDGETEWDYVVEETQEPDGYTFMAGEGENEFINKAEFTQRHATKVWDDEGNRYDTRPGSITFRLIAKVNNTALNDAEMASEGITTDEQPAEQTLTRPEDETADWGTVNWTNLPKITKAGQTIEYSIEELPVPGYTSEEATLNEDNLTWTVTNTLNKTDIRIIKRKHKEEGDESPDEFLTGAEFRLDRKNGGSAFVPVGDAAAVNNVGELSFTGLPDGEYRIVETEAPAGYMPLASPITFTIANGKVNEESIVASSLVTYTAATESLPATFTVDNRPGVALPSTGGEGTAPYILTGIALMAFAGILLMDRKRKAHK; this is encoded by the coding sequence TTGGAAACCGTTCCGGTGATTGACACATCAGAATCCATTACCATGCTCCAGGCGGGCTTTGTTCCCATTCCTGTATACTTCGAGGGAACATTAGTTCATGAGGGCGCGGACTATACCGTTACCGCTGTGATCGGGAAGGATGCCATGCTCCCGGCAGATGTTTCCATGCGCGTGGCGGAGGTCCTGCCCGGAACGGAACTGTATGAGTTTTACCGGGAAATGATGGCGGAAACCCTGGAGGAAGACGAGGAGATGGGCGAGTTTGCCCGGCTCTTTGATATCGCGTTTATTGCGGTGATTGACGGGGAAGAAACCGAGTTCGAACCGGCAGCGGACATTGATGTGCAGATCACCTTCCTGGAAGCGATTGCTGTTACGGAAGAGATCGATGTACAGGCTGTCCATTTCGATGAGAATACCCCGGAGGTTATGGACGTTTCCACGGATTCCCTGGCCGCAGCGGCGGATGATGATGAAGCGATTGATACCCTGTCTTTTACAAGCGACAGTTTCTCCATCTACGGTTTTTTCCAGAAGGTGAAGAAGGTCATCAAGGTGATCACAGCGAGCGGTGAGACCTTTGCGATTGACGTGTCCTTCACATCCGATTCCGGCATTCCGGATGATGCGGAGCTGACGGCTGCGGAGATTACGCCGGATGATCCAAGATATTATATATATAAAACACAGGCTGCAAGGGCGCTGAATGCAGAAGATGTCGGGACTGCTCATTTCTTTGACATTGGAATTGCCTATGAAGGTGAGAAGATTGAGCCCAATGGAACGGTTACGGTCAATATCTCACTAGATGAAATGCCGGATGATCCGGATACAGTGGCAGTTGTACACTTCGGAGATGAAGGTACGGAAGTAATCGAGAGCGTTGAGGTATCCGAAAATGATATCCAGTTCCAAGCGGAATCGTTCTCGGTTTATGGCGTAATTACAGATCCCGGAGAACAGGGATTTGACCTGGTGGGACAAGCAGCGATATTCAGCAACACTTATGGCGGCAGAACATATTATGTAACAGCGTTGCGTACTTATGACCAAAATATTCGACGTCTGCAGGAAACAACTACCCAATCCGACGCTGCTTTATGGTTCTTTGAAACAACCGGAACACGGGGAGAGTACTATATCTTCACTGTCGAGAATGGTACAAAAAGATACCTGAATTTCAGGAACGGGAATGGACAAAGCGCTGAGGTAGTCATCGGGGATACGCCACAGGCTTTCTCAGTAGAACAGCAGAGAGACAACACCTATAAAATCAAAGGAACACTGGGTGAAACAATCTATCACCTTAACCGCTGGGGGAACGGCAATCCCGGTGGATTCGCAGCCTATCGACAGGATAACGGCGACAATATCGGAGAACATATTGCCTTTACATTCCGGAATACGACTCCGCCAGGGAACAACAAGTATGTCGTAATTGTCAAACAGGGGAATGAGTATTATACCGTTCAAGCGGATGGAACGCTGATTCCATGTATTTATCATGCAGATACAAACATGGTTGAAATGGATTCCCCGGTGATGTGGACCTACAGTGAAGCAAATGGGAATTCACATAATCTGAAGATGACCGAGGAGGCTCTTCGGTTTGACGGTAATCAGCTGCCGATTGAGTTCTCATACAGATATATTAATCCGAATGCAGATTCAGGTATTACAGTTGAGGAAGTCCAGGGAAGCGGAAACAATAAAACTGCGGTCAGCCAGGCGGCAGCCAGTGCGCTTCAGTATGATAATACTAACCATACAATCCATGGGAACGGAAATAATAATTATATAGGCGTTAAAGAAGAACTGGGGAAGCTGAAAATTTCCGGCAATAATCCTGCTTCATCAGCTGCGGAGGTATTCCTTGCTATTCCTATGCTGCCGACGAGCCCCTATGGGGTCACCAATGCGGTAAATCATATTGATATTTCAGTTACGGGCCACGTGAACCTGAACATGGCATTCGCTTATGGCACGTATTACAAAGCAGACGGAACCGCCATTGTTGTAGATAAAGACAATCCATATACCTGCACAATTGACCGTGAAAAGATTGCGATCAAGCAGGAAGATATGGTTTATTCCGAAATAACCGCATATAAGATGAATGAGGACGGATCCACCACTCCCATGGACAACATGTTCTATGTGACTGGTTATTCAAACAACGGTAAGAATGACGGGCCGAGTGACTCAGACCAGGTTCGGATTGAAGGCTTCTTTAAAGTATCTTACACGGATGTTCCTGGACAAAATGGCAATTATGATAGCCAACAGGCACGTCTTCGCACACCAGTTTACTATACTGTGACTGTTCCGAAGGAAGTTACCGTTCCGCTAAGACACAACGGTGAACTGGTTTATGCGGAGAATCCGAATGAAAACCTAAATGCTAAACCCATTGAAGCTACGACAACAGTGCTGCTGTCTGCAAGCTTCAATTACTGGGATTTCCAGAATAACAAGTGCCCTGCCTGCCTGAACGGGCTTGGAGGTACCTGGTACTGGGGAGATATTCCGGATGGTATTGATAATGATAAGTATCACTCCGGCAGCGGAATGGATTTTGTACTGGGTGATACCGGCAATAATGGCAGCGTCGCAGTTGAAATCATCAAATATGTGGTGGACAAGCAAGGCAATCCTATTGAGGTTGCAAGTGATCCCAAATACTCGTTTGATATCTACTACAGCAAAAACAAAAGCGCCAATTATGTCGCGGATTATTATGGCGTTCAGGATCCCTCTGTTCTGAATGGACTGGACCTTGAATCCTATACCAAGCTACATACCAAGAATATCATGGTTGGTGCCAACGGTTCCGGCACGCTGTATGATTATGACGTTGGGAAAATCGTATCAAATAACACGTATGCCTTGATATATATCAAAGAAGACCAGGAAAGCATTCCCCAGACCATTATGGATAAAAATGGAGACATCTGGGAATATACCGGCAACACGAAAATCGTGACTGAGTATGTCAAACGGCCGGATGCCCACCCGGATCATGAGATAAGCGGATATACCGCGATTCCGGATGTGCTTGGAACGTTTACGATGACCAACCGGCAGAATAAACTGAGCGCGTTCCTTGAATTCTATGTTTATAACGAATATGAGCGCAAGACAGATATTACTGTTAAGAAAACGTGGACTGACGGAAACGATAATCACGCCAATGACAGTGTGACAGTGCGCCTGATTCGTTATGCGGATACCAGTGCACCACCCACACCGCCAGATCCTGTACTGACAGACGGAAAACTCGACCTGACACATGAAGTTGTTGGCTATAACGGAAACCTGCCAGCTGGATTTAAGTATTACGCGACAAAGGATGGCGTGACGCGACAGCTTGTATTGGGAGAAAACACGCTGCCTGCCGGAACATACACATTATCGGTGGACAGCAGCAATGTCACACACCCGGATCATTTCCAACATAGAAGAACATCTATCAGCCCGACCAGAGTAACGATTACGGCCGGATCAACCAGTTATGCGACAGTAAATACTACATACCGGGAGAAAAACAACAATAACGAGACCAAGGTTACCATACGTGTTCATACATCAAACGCCTCGAACCCGTATTACGGCGTATGGATTGGAAACGTGCATAATCCGGATCATTCTGTGCAGTATAACTGGACGCTTGGGACAATCACTGCAAATACAGAACAAGTATCTGAAGTGACAGTTCCACGGCAGGATACAAATGGAAACCCAATTCAGTACTCGTTTGATATTTCACCATACAATTACACAAGAAAGAGAGTTGTTGTACATAACGGATCTTTAAGCAACAACGATAATACGATATCGTTCCGGAATGTGAACGGTGATGTGACTGTAGACATTTACCTTGATGCGAATTCCGGAAAGAGGATATTCAATTCCGGTATGCTGATCGCTTCCGGCGGTGTTGCTGTACTGGGCGGCAACAGGAGCAATTCAGGCCTGCCAGAAGGGTATGCGGTCGATTCCGATTTCCAGACACTCACCATGGTACTGAACAGTGGAAACAGTTGGGAGAATGTATTCAGGCATCTGGATATTTTTGATGACTATGGCCGTGAATACTATTACGGGATTGAAGAAATCTCTATACCTGGATATATCACAACTATCAATCCAAGCGGACCGATATCTGCCAGGACAGAGAATATAGCATTTACGGTTACCAATGATCCTGTTTTGCCAACACTTGGCGACATTTCCCTGAAGAAAACGGTTGCCGGCGAGGGATGTGATCCAAACCGGGAGTTTGTATTCACGATTACCATTGTGGATGAAAACGGAGATGCAGTGGCTTCCTTTACGGGCGAGCACGGGGATGTGACGTTCACAAATGGAACCGCGACAGTGACACTGAAGGGAAGTGACACTGAGCCGAAGTGGATCCGCAACCTGCCGAGCGGAACAAGATTTACTATTCAGGAGACGCCGGTTGAAGGCTATCAGCAGGGCGTAGTGACGATTACACCGGAAGGCCGTGCATCAGTGGACGGTGATGGTGTAATCTCCGGAACCATAATCGGTGGAGAACAGGACGGGCTGAACAGCGCAGTCACCATTCAGGTTCAGAATATTCATGTTCCGACGGTGAACATCAGCGTAACCAAGAACTGGGCAGAAGGAACGACGGATTACCAGAAGGCAAAGGGAATCCGGTTCGAACTGTATCGAACTGCGGGTGAAGGTGGAGAGAAGACAGCGGTTCCGGCGGAAGAAGCCGGAGAGAATCCGGCCGTACTTGTTGGGAACACTGACTGGACAAACAGCTATACATGGGAGAAATTGCCCCGGTATGTGGATTCCATGGCGGATCCGCTGGTGGAGTATATCTACAGCGTTGAAGAAACGGCGGCATACTTTGGAGAGTTGGAAGAAGGACAGGTGCCCGATGACGCAGCATGGTCGTCTGCTGCACCGGATGATATTTATACAATTGAGTACAGCGATATCACTGCCGGCGTGATTACTGTAACCAATACGCCGAAGACCATTAATATTCCGGTGGAGAAAAAGTGGACCGGCATTGAAGCCGACACACTTGACTGGACAATCACAGTAAAGCTGCAGTCCGATCATGAGGTTACGGTGGATCCGGATACAATGACCATCTCCAAAGCAACCGCTGAATCAGAGCGAACATTCCGGAACCTGCCGAAGTACTACAATGGCCAGGAAATCGTGTATACCGTTGAAGAAACAGGATACCTGGTTAAGCGGGGGGATGAAGTTCTTTACTCCAAAGACGGTACAACAACCGTTGGTGAAAAAGAAGTCACGACTTATTATTCTTATCTGATGGATGAAAGCAGGGAGAACCAGAAAGCCCTCATAACCAACAGTATTGCCACAGCTACATTTACAGTTTACAAGGAATGGAAGGATATTGTTAATAAGAACGATATGCCGGCCGTTCACTTTACACTGTACTGCTACAGAACATCGGAAGGCAATAACAGCGCAAGGGTTTATGTGGATGAAAACAACATACGATATGAGAACCTGGAACTGAGCCCAGCAACCCAGTGGAAATGGGAGAAAGAACTGCCGGATTATTATCCGGGTGATGAAGAAACTCCCGGGAACAAGTTGTGCTACTATATTATTGAAACCAAGGAGAATGGTAAGGTTGCTTTTGACAAAACCACAATTCCAGAAGAATTAAGGAACAGCCGTTTCATTGAAGAGGACAGCTATGTTTCCAGCCAGGGAAGACACACAGATCCAAATTCAGAACAGGTCCAGGACCCATACAATGCGTACGTGGAGGGTGGAACAGGGTCCATCACCGTTACAAACAGAGCACCGGGCGGATACATGCAAATGGATATCAAGAAAAAATTCCTTATGCATCAGGACGGATCCCTGTATACGGTGACAGGTTTTGATGTCCTTAAGCAAAACCGTGTAATCGAGGTACAGATATACCGCAGGGCGGTTGAAGACATAGCAATAACGATTCAACAATTCCACCCAAACGTCCCAATTGTTCAAAAAGACGGATGGAGACCATATGGAGATCGAATCCGGGTTGGATATGACAGCGCAGGGAATCCTGTGAAAGATCCAGGTAATAATACATTTACGGTGGATTATGCCGGAGACTGGCACTGGACGATCAATCAGGGAGAGCATAAGGGCGGACTTCCCAAATATGGTTTTATCTATAACAACAATACAAACCAGTATGAATCAGTCCGATATCAATATGTGCTGGTAGAAACCGGTATGTACAAAGATTTGTCCGGCACACAACTCGATGACGGCTTTGACTGGTATGCGATTCTTCCGGCGGTTTGGGAAGCTAACGGGCAGATCATTATGTTTGATCAAGAGATTGCACAGGACCAGGACCGCCTGATGAATGCCCAGGGAACGGATCTTACTATTACCAAGGCCTGGAAAGGCAAGCCACAACCGGGAACAAAAGTGTATATCAAGGTATACCGGCTTGCAGACATGAATTATAATCCGGGAAGTGCTGAAGACTATACAGCAAAGATTAATAAACCTATTGCAAACTGGTCCGGCGGTGCTGGGCTCCCCATCCCGAATGACGGCAATGTGGGTGACCAATACCTGGACACGACGACAGCAGGCGGGCCGTACATTGTGCTGAGCGAGGAAACAAACTGGACGGTTACAATTAACAGGACACTTGCGGCCGGGAAAAACGGGGCATACCGCTATTGGATTCAGGAAGTGGGTTACAGCTATCAAAACGGAGAGTTTATCCAGAATGTTTCCCAGTTTAATCCTGAATACAGTGTGATATCCGGATGGAGCCAGGGAGTGTTTAACAATAATCCGACAGGTATCAAAGCAATCGTGTTGGAACGGAAGGGCCAGAATAATCTGGGCGTAACCAATACTGTTACAGAGACAGCAGAAGATTTCTCCAAGACATGGCAGACTCACCTGGGAGAAGCGGTTGACTGGCCGACAGACAAGAGCCTGACCGTTGTGCTGAGCCGGTACAGCGGAGAAGGCGATGCACGACAGAAGGATACCTCGTTTGAATATACGATCACGGTAACACCCGACGGGGAGAATTTCAGTTGCAGCGTTACGCCTCAGACGGACGCAATCACGGTGGAAAAGGTCAGCATGACGGAAGGAAAGAAGTATACCTTCCGGATCAGCGGACTGCCGGCAAGGGACGGAGAAACCGAGTGGGACTACGTTGTTGAAGAAACACAGGAGCCTGATGGTTACACCTTCATGGCTGGAGAAGGAGAAAACGAGTTTATCAACAAGGCAGAATTCACGCAACGGCATGCGACCAAAGTCTGGGATGATGAAGGCAATAGGTATGATACACGTCCGGGAAGCATCACATTCAGGCTGATTGCCAAAGTGAACAATACCGCACTGAACGATGCAGAAATGGCCAGTGAAGGGATTACGACAGATGAGCAGCCGGCGGAACAGACACTGACCCGTCCGGAAGACGAAACCGCAGACTGGGGAACTGTTAACTGGACAAACCTGCCCAAGATCACAAAAGCGGGGCAGACCATTGAGTATTCGATTGAGGAACTGCCAGTTCCTGGTTACACATCAGAGGAAGCCACATTGAATGAGGATAACCTGACCTGGACAGTTACCAACACACTTAACAAAACGGATATCAGAATCATCAAGCGGAAGCACAAAGAAGAAGGCGATGAATCTCCTGATGAGTTCCTGACCGGAGCCGAATTCCGCCTTGACCGGAAGAACGGCGGAAGTGCATTCGTCCCCGTTGGGGATGCTGCCGCGGTAAATAATGTCGGTGAACTGTCATTTACAGGACTGCCGGACGGCGAATATCGGATTGTGGAAACGGAGGCACCAGCCGGATATATGCCGCTGGCATCGCCGATCACGTTCACAATTGCAAACGGGAAGGTCAACGAAGAGTCAATTGTCGCATCCAGCCTGGTAACCTATACAGCAGCGACGGAAAGCCTACCTGCTACATTCACTGTGGACAACAGGCCCGGTGTGGCACTGCCTTCCACAGGCGGCGAAGGCACCGCACCGTACATCCTGACCGGAATTGCCCTGATGGCGTTTGCGGGAATACTCCTGATGGACCGGAAAAGAAAAGCACACAAATGA